In the genome of Streptomyces racemochromogenes, one region contains:
- a CDS encoding aldo/keto reductase, whose product MEYRQLGASGLKVPALGFGAGTFGGRGPLFGAWGSTDAQEARRLVDICLDAGITLFDTADVYSAGASEEVLGQAVKGRRDEVLISTKAGLPTGDGPGEYGTSRSRLIRAVEDALRRLGTDRIDLFQLHGFDAATPVEEVLSTLDQLVRSGKVRYTGVSNFSGWQLMKSLSAAEKHGFPRYAAHQVYYSLVGRDYEWELMPLGHDQGVGAIVWSPLGWGRLTGKIRRGLPLPAGSRLHETADYGPPVEEERLYDVVDALDEVARETGRTVPQVAINWLLRRPTVSTVLIGARSEEQLRQNIGAVGWELTPAQVARLDAAGHRPAPYPYFPYERQEGFARLNPSLLARS is encoded by the coding sequence ATGGAGTACAGGCAGCTCGGCGCGTCCGGTCTCAAGGTCCCCGCCCTCGGCTTCGGGGCCGGCACCTTCGGCGGCCGGGGCCCCCTCTTCGGCGCCTGGGGCAGCACGGACGCCCAGGAGGCGCGACGGCTGGTGGACATCTGCCTGGACGCCGGCATCACCCTGTTCGACACCGCCGACGTCTACTCGGCGGGAGCCTCCGAGGAGGTCCTCGGGCAGGCGGTCAAGGGCCGCCGCGACGAGGTGCTCATCTCCACCAAGGCGGGCCTGCCCACCGGCGACGGCCCCGGCGAGTACGGCACCTCCCGCTCCCGGCTGATCCGGGCCGTCGAGGACGCCCTGCGCCGGCTCGGCACCGACCGCATCGACCTCTTCCAGCTGCACGGCTTCGACGCCGCCACCCCCGTCGAGGAAGTGCTGTCCACCCTCGACCAGCTCGTCCGGTCCGGCAAGGTCCGCTACACCGGCGTCTCCAACTTCTCCGGCTGGCAGCTGATGAAGTCCCTCTCGGCCGCCGAGAAGCACGGCTTCCCCCGCTACGCGGCCCACCAGGTGTACTACTCCCTCGTCGGGCGGGACTACGAGTGGGAGCTGATGCCCCTCGGCCACGACCAGGGCGTCGGCGCGATCGTGTGGAGCCCCCTGGGCTGGGGGCGGCTCACCGGCAAGATCCGCCGCGGCCTGCCGCTGCCGGCCGGGAGCCGGCTGCACGAGACCGCCGACTACGGCCCGCCGGTGGAGGAGGAGCGCCTCTACGACGTGGTCGACGCCCTCGACGAGGTCGCGCGGGAGACGGGCCGGACCGTCCCGCAGGTCGCCATCAACTGGCTGCTGCGCCGCCCCACCGTCTCCACCGTCCTCATCGGGGCCCGCAGCGAGGAGCAGCTGCGGCAGAACATCGGGGCGGTCGGGTGGGAGCTGACCCCCGCGCAGGTGGCCCGGCTGGACGCCGCCGGCCACCGGCCCGCCCCCTACCCGTACTTCCCGTACGAGCGCCAGGAGGGCTTCGCGCGCCTCAACCCGTCGCTGCTGGCCCGGAGCTGA
- a CDS encoding TetR/AcrR family transcriptional regulator, with protein sequence MPKRVDHEERRGQIAEALVRVAGRRGLHAVGMRDVAAEAGVSLRLVQYYFETKEKLLLYGLQHLTDRFTARVGARLAAAGPAPGPRATAEALLLASLPTDEEGRTFHLLYTSYAILSVTDEALAAQPFIDNPDAAEDALAGLLAQAREAGLTGPDIDARTEAIGLLAMAGTLGTSILVGQRGPDSAVAVLRHHLDRIFTPPPAEAGPLRPAG encoded by the coding sequence ATGCCCAAGCGCGTTGACCACGAGGAACGGCGCGGCCAGATCGCCGAGGCACTCGTCCGGGTCGCCGGACGGCGCGGGCTGCACGCCGTCGGCATGCGCGACGTCGCCGCCGAGGCCGGGGTCTCGCTCCGGCTCGTGCAGTACTACTTCGAGACCAAGGAGAAGCTGCTCCTCTACGGGCTGCAGCACCTCACCGACCGCTTCACCGCGCGGGTCGGCGCCCGCCTCGCCGCCGCCGGACCCGCCCCGGGCCCGCGCGCCACGGCCGAGGCGCTGCTGCTGGCGTCCCTGCCCACCGACGAGGAGGGCCGCACCTTCCACCTGCTCTACACCTCGTACGCGATCCTGTCCGTGACGGACGAGGCGCTCGCCGCACAGCCGTTCATCGACAACCCCGACGCCGCCGAGGACGCCCTGGCCGGGCTGCTCGCACAGGCCCGGGAGGCCGGCCTGACCGGCCCGGACATCGACGCGCGCACGGAGGCCATCGGCCTGCTGGCCATGGCGGGCACCCTCGGGACCAGCATCCTGGTGGGCCAGCGCGGACCCGACTCGGCCGTGGCGGTGCTGCGCCACCACCTGGACCGGATCTTCACCCCGCCGCCCGCCGAGGCGGGGCCCCTGCGGCCGGCCGGGTGA
- a CDS encoding alpha/beta fold hydrolase → MPETAATQSTTRVRRRDVGRYVNDTLRDRYFAAADVLFAMGAPVRSETDVETSFGTTHVYRYGPADPAAESRTPIVLIHGAGYGSAMWYPNTPGLSLDRPVYALDTPGDANRSVHREPMWQPERAAQWMDEALDALGLDRVHLVGSSYGGWLVLNQAHLRPGRLASVTALDPGGLEKVGLRFFGWVFLSLFATFAPRALRPRLATWLDQPVLAVPEMRPWIQLGARAYRIRRPAPLPLTEDELRTIRTPLYVIMGKHSLLVHPKRQLERVPRLVPGARAEIVAATGHGPQIDHPDVVNARMLSFMEDVDSLTAPRG, encoded by the coding sequence GTGCCCGAGACCGCCGCGACCCAGAGCACGACCCGCGTACGCCGCCGCGACGTCGGGCGCTACGTCAACGACACCCTGCGCGACCGCTACTTCGCCGCCGCCGACGTCCTCTTCGCGATGGGTGCGCCCGTCCGCTCCGAGACGGACGTGGAGACCAGCTTCGGCACCACCCACGTCTACCGGTACGGTCCCGCCGATCCCGCCGCCGAGTCACGGACCCCGATCGTCCTGATCCACGGCGCCGGCTACGGCTCGGCGATGTGGTACCCCAACACCCCCGGGCTCAGCCTCGACCGCCCCGTCTACGCACTCGACACCCCCGGCGACGCGAACCGCAGCGTCCACCGCGAGCCCATGTGGCAGCCCGAGCGCGCCGCGCAGTGGATGGACGAGGCCCTCGACGCGCTCGGCCTCGACCGGGTCCACCTCGTCGGCTCCTCCTACGGCGGCTGGCTCGTGCTCAACCAGGCCCACCTGCGGCCGGGACGGCTCGCCTCCGTCACCGCCCTCGACCCCGGCGGCCTGGAGAAGGTCGGCCTGCGCTTCTTCGGCTGGGTGTTCCTGAGCCTGTTCGCCACCTTCGCCCCCAGGGCGCTGCGTCCCCGGCTCGCCACGTGGCTGGACCAGCCCGTCCTCGCCGTCCCCGAGATGCGCCCCTGGATCCAGCTCGGCGCCCGCGCCTACCGGATCCGCCGCCCCGCGCCCCTGCCGCTGACCGAGGACGAGCTGCGGACCATCCGGACCCCGCTCTACGTGATCATGGGCAAGCACAGCCTGCTCGTGCACCCGAAGCGGCAGCTGGAGCGCGTCCCCCGGCTGGTCCCCGGTGCCCGCGCCGAGATCGTCGCCGCGACCGGCCACGGCCCGCAGATCGACCACCCCGACGTGGTCAACGCCCGGATGCTCTCCTTCATGGAGGACGTCGACTCCCTCACCGCGCCGCGCGGCTGA
- a CDS encoding GlxA family transcriptional regulator — protein sequence MPPFVSVAAYAPAGVGMLGAGIVSEVFDERGQGLPRFDFALCTDRPGAVRSDVGLPLMVEHGLDRLAAADLVIALPWADFRTPPPPAVLEALAAARGRGALVAAHCVGAFALAAAGLLDGLRATTHWRFAGLLAERHPRVRVEPDSLYVDQGAVVTGAGAAAGFDLCLHLLRREYGAATANAIARDLVLPSHRDGGQAQYLATPVPEDCRDEKLAEVLAWAREHLAEPLPVAELARRALMSRRSFARRFAASTGTTPHAWLLGLRISRAEELLETTDLPVEEIARLVGFGSAAVLREQFVRRRGVPPRSYRRAFSRAAR from the coding sequence ATGCCGCCCTTCGTGTCCGTCGCCGCGTACGCCCCCGCCGGTGTCGGGATGCTGGGGGCGGGAATCGTCTCCGAGGTGTTCGACGAGCGCGGGCAGGGCCTGCCCCGCTTCGACTTCGCCCTCTGCACGGACCGGCCCGGGGCGGTGCGCAGCGATGTCGGGCTGCCGCTGATGGTGGAGCACGGCCTGGACCGGCTGGCCGCCGCCGACCTGGTGATCGCCCTGCCCTGGGCGGACTTCCGTACGCCGCCGCCCCCCGCCGTGCTGGAGGCCCTCGCCGCCGCGCGGGGGCGGGGCGCGCTGGTGGCGGCGCACTGCGTGGGGGCGTTCGCGCTCGCGGCGGCCGGGCTGCTGGACGGGCTCCGGGCCACCACGCACTGGCGGTTCGCCGGGCTGCTGGCCGAGCGCCATCCGCGGGTCCGCGTCGAACCGGACTCCCTGTACGTGGACCAGGGGGCGGTCGTGACGGGCGCGGGCGCCGCCGCCGGCTTCGACCTGTGCCTGCACCTGCTGCGGCGGGAGTACGGGGCCGCCACGGCCAACGCGATAGCCCGGGACCTGGTGCTGCCCTCGCACCGCGACGGCGGGCAGGCCCAGTACCTGGCGACGCCGGTGCCGGAGGACTGCCGGGACGAGAAGCTGGCCGAGGTGCTGGCGTGGGCGCGGGAGCACCTGGCCGAGCCGCTGCCGGTGGCCGAGCTGGCCCGCCGGGCCCTGATGAGCCGGCGGTCCTTCGCCCGCCGCTTCGCGGCCTCGACCGGCACCACCCCGCACGCCTGGCTGCTGGGGCTGCGGATCAGCCGTGCCGAGGAGCTGCTGGAGACCACCGACCTGCCGGTCGAGGAGATCGCCCGGCTGGTCGGCTTCGGGAGCGCGGCGGTCCTGCGCGAGCAGTTCGTACGGCGGCGCGGGGTGCCGCCGCGCTCGTACCGCAGGGCGTTCAGCCGCGCGGCGCGGTGA
- a CDS encoding MBL fold metallo-hydrolase yields the protein MTNAPLGATARFRILTTGYTLSTGPGVAATVSYVTDGDRHVIVDPGMVAGRDRILGPLAEMGLGPDDITDVVLSHHHPDNTMNVGLFGHARVHDHKAIYENDQWTDRDAEGHELAPSLRLIRTPGHSREDITLLAGTDEGVVAFVGDLWWRPNGPVDDPVAPDHDVLRASRERVLAAADVIVPGHGPAFPADDTAPL from the coding sequence ATGACGAACGCACCGCTCGGCGCCACCGCCCGCTTCCGCATCCTGACCACCGGCTACACCCTCTCCACCGGCCCCGGCGTGGCCGCCACCGTCTCCTACGTCACCGACGGCGACCGCCACGTGATCGTGGACCCCGGCATGGTCGCCGGCCGCGACCGGATCCTCGGCCCGCTCGCCGAGATGGGCCTCGGTCCCGACGACATCACCGACGTGGTGCTCAGCCACCACCACCCCGACAACACCATGAACGTCGGCCTCTTCGGCCACGCCCGCGTCCACGACCACAAGGCGATCTACGAGAACGACCAGTGGACCGACCGCGACGCCGAGGGCCACGAACTGGCCCCCTCGCTCCGGCTGATCCGCACCCCCGGCCACAGCCGCGAGGACATCACGCTGCTCGCCGGCACGGACGAGGGGGTCGTCGCCTTCGTCGGCGACCTGTGGTGGCGCCCCAACGGCCCGGTCGACGACCCGGTCGCCCCGGACCACGACGTCCTGCGGGCCTCCCGGGAGCGGGTTCTCGCGGCCGCGGACGTGATCGTCCCCGGCCACGGCCCCGCCTTCCCGGCGGACGACACCGCGCCGCTCTAG
- a CDS encoding VOC family protein, with product MDITIHTTALPHDDPDASVAFYRDVLGFEVRSDVGQGKMRWITVGPVGQPGTSILLAPPAVDPGITEAERRTILEMMAKGTYGWILLATPDLDGTFEKVQAADAEVVQEPTDQPYGVRDCAFRDPAGNLVRIQERR from the coding sequence ATGGACATCACCATTCACACCACGGCCCTCCCGCACGACGACCCGGACGCCTCGGTGGCGTTCTACCGCGACGTCCTCGGCTTCGAGGTCCGCAGCGACGTCGGGCAGGGCAAGATGCGCTGGATCACCGTCGGCCCGGTCGGCCAGCCCGGTACGTCGATCCTGCTGGCGCCGCCGGCCGTCGACCCCGGCATCACCGAGGCCGAGCGCCGGACCATCCTGGAGATGATGGCCAAGGGCACCTACGGCTGGATCCTGCTGGCCACGCCCGACCTGGACGGGACGTTCGAGAAGGTGCAGGCCGCCGACGCCGAGGTGGTCCAGGAGCCGACCGACCAGCCGTACGGCGTGCGGGACTGCGCGTTCCGTGACCCGGCGGGGAACCTGGTCCGGATCCAGGAACGGCGCTGA
- a CDS encoding L-threonylcarbamoyladenylate synthase, which produces MSGQRTRTSGRHPVLDDAEDVRAAAGALADGCAVAHGFGNSYAVTARADRAAVERVNRIKGRPDGRAGSVTTVPERVPSLFDWTLLPAALPRRQLRQLVEELFLLGPFGFRGPAAAHVPRHLTVLRDGVETVRLIGPGYRCPSNGFLAEALDRTGDGLLSVTSVNRSRHLTGAEHEPAHWRAEGVIADFGQEEGVRILVHDDEPAARRRHPHHAPMPATVLSFHHAPGRGRSGLPVLTLERHGSLSADHTRAVAANHGFAVVPSPRAARRLHSRTYADRRAQADSAG; this is translated from the coding sequence GTGAGCGGACAGCGGACGAGGACGAGCGGGCGGCATCCGGTCCTGGACGACGCCGAGGACGTACGGGCCGCCGCGGGCGCACTCGCGGACGGCTGCGCGGTGGCCCACGGGTTCGGGAACTCCTACGCCGTCACCGCGCGCGCCGACCGGGCCGCCGTCGAGCGGGTCAACCGGATCAAGGGCCGCCCCGACGGGCGGGCCGGCAGCGTCACCACCGTCCCCGAGCGGGTCCCGTCGCTCTTCGACTGGACCCTGCTCCCCGCGGCCCTGCCGCGCCGGCAGCTCCGCCAGCTCGTCGAAGAGCTGTTCCTGCTCGGCCCCTTCGGCTTCCGGGGCCCGGCCGCCGCGCACGTGCCGCGGCACCTGACGGTCCTCCGGGACGGGGTCGAGACCGTGCGCCTGATCGGCCCGGGCTACCGCTGCCCGTCCAACGGCTTCCTCGCCGAGGCGCTGGACCGCACCGGGGACGGCCTGCTGTCCGTCACCTCGGTGAACCGCTCCCGGCACCTGACCGGCGCCGAGCACGAGCCGGCCCACTGGCGCGCCGAGGGCGTGATCGCCGACTTCGGCCAGGAGGAGGGCGTCAGGATCCTCGTGCACGACGACGAGCCCGCCGCGCGCCGCCGCCACCCGCACCACGCCCCGATGCCGGCCACCGTGCTGTCGTTCCACCACGCGCCCGGCCGCGGCCGCTCGGGCCTGCCCGTCCTCACCCTCGAACGGCACGGCTCCCTCTCGGCGGACCACACCCGGGCCGTCGCGGCCAACCACGGCTTCGCCGTCGTCCCCTCACCCCGGGCGGCCCGCCGCCTGCACTCCCGTACCTACGCGGACCGACGGGCTCAGGCCGACAGCGCGGGGTAG
- a CDS encoding antitoxin, translated as MSMLDKLKGMLKGHEDTARQGVEKAGDAFDARTGNKYQSQVDMAQQKLNEQLGTDRPQENPPPQG; from the coding sequence ATGTCGATGCTCGACAAGCTCAAGGGCATGCTGAAGGGCCACGAGGACACCGCGCGTCAGGGGGTCGAGAAGGCGGGCGACGCCTTCGACGCGAGGACCGGGAACAAGTACCAGAGCCAGGTCGACATGGCCCAGCAGAAGCTCAACGAGCAGCTGGGAACCGACCGGCCCCAGGAGAACCCGCCGCCGCAGGGCTGA
- a CDS encoding alpha/beta hydrolase, with protein sequence MSWSERVVLRDGVRLSCRDWGDPGDRGDRDRPGPDVLLLHGLAGHAGEWDAVARELSPRHRVVAVDQRGHGASERRPQDVSRAAYVEDTVAVCERLGLREPVLVGQSLGGHTAMLAAAAHPGLFRGLVLVEAGPGGPGVGVQAEIGGWLDSWPAPFPSREAAVGFLGGGPAGEGWAAGLEERDGGWWPRFERDVMVASLAENARRAFWDEWSQVRCPTLAVLGQCGIIAPEEIGEMLRLRPRTVALSVPGTGHDVHLERPDVLLAALRRFLGGLSPAAAGSPGAGRFPAAR encoded by the coding sequence GTGAGCTGGTCGGAGCGCGTCGTCCTGCGCGACGGGGTCCGGCTCTCCTGCCGCGACTGGGGCGACCCCGGTGACCGCGGTGACCGGGACCGCCCGGGGCCGGACGTCCTCCTGCTGCACGGGCTGGCCGGGCACGCGGGCGAATGGGACGCCGTCGCGCGGGAGCTGAGCCCGCGTCACCGCGTGGTGGCCGTGGACCAGCGCGGCCACGGCGCCTCCGAGCGGCGGCCGCAGGACGTGTCCCGGGCCGCGTACGTCGAGGACACCGTCGCCGTGTGCGAGCGGCTCGGCCTGCGGGAGCCGGTGCTGGTCGGCCAGTCGCTGGGCGGCCACACCGCCATGCTCGCCGCCGCCGCGCACCCCGGGCTCTTCCGCGGGCTCGTCCTGGTGGAAGCCGGGCCCGGCGGGCCCGGCGTCGGCGTACAGGCGGAGATCGGCGGATGGCTCGATTCCTGGCCCGCGCCGTTTCCCTCGCGGGAGGCCGCCGTCGGGTTCCTCGGCGGCGGCCCGGCCGGCGAGGGCTGGGCGGCCGGCCTGGAGGAGCGCGACGGCGGCTGGTGGCCGCGCTTCGAGCGCGACGTGATGGTCGCGTCGCTCGCGGAGAACGCCCGGCGGGCCTTCTGGGACGAGTGGTCGCAGGTGCGCTGCCCGACCCTGGCCGTGCTCGGCCAGTGCGGCATCATCGCGCCCGAAGAGATCGGCGAGATGCTCCGGCTGCGGCCGCGGACGGTCGCACTGAGCGTCCCGGGGACGGGGCACGACGTCCACCTCGAACGGCCGGACGTCCTGCTGGCGGCCCTCCGCCGATTCCTGGGGGGCCTCAGCCCTGCGGCGGCGGGTTCTCCTGGGGCCGGTCGGTTCCCAGCTGCTCGTTGA
- a CDS encoding pyridoxamine 5'-phosphate oxidase family protein, which yields MTTAPPRERDERLRDTRKRFEEDADLWLASAGAAGGAHLVPLSFLWDGTAFLVSTPRASVTGRNLLADGRVRLGLGPTRDVVMVEGTAEPVGLDALPPGTGERFAAKTGFDPRDLDAYQYFLVRPHRIQAWREANELRGRDLMRDGRWLEGPA from the coding sequence ATGACCACCGCGCCGCCGCGTGAACGTGACGAGAGGCTACGGGACACGCGCAAGCGGTTCGAGGAGGACGCCGACCTGTGGCTCGCCTCCGCGGGTGCGGCGGGCGGTGCGCACCTGGTGCCGCTGTCGTTCCTCTGGGACGGTACGGCGTTCCTCGTGTCGACCCCGCGCGCCTCGGTGACCGGTCGCAACCTGCTGGCCGACGGCCGGGTACGGCTCGGCCTCGGGCCGACGCGGGACGTCGTCATGGTCGAGGGCACCGCCGAGCCGGTCGGCCTCGACGCACTGCCCCCGGGGACCGGGGAGAGGTTCGCCGCCAAGACCGGCTTCGACCCGCGCGACCTCGACGCCTACCAGTACTTCCTCGTCCGGCCGCACCGGATCCAGGCCTGGCGGGAGGCCAACGAGCTGCGCGGCCGCGACCTGATGCGTGACGGCCGGTGGCTGGAGGGCCCCGCGTGA